From the genome of Tachysurus vachellii isolate PV-2020 chromosome 2, HZAU_Pvac_v1, whole genome shotgun sequence, one region includes:
- the LOC132841970 gene encoding uncharacterized protein LOC132841970: MISNSSPPPPLVAPPLLSNPASLVTDHLQLFNNRNHYPTNQTIQIGEISDQNQELYIKGPKTPGHKTLFTEKHQSCDLAKFITDPSRYDKLMTMLSQEESWEPCTPLADESDQIHVIASPDRLTLNKSMSLNSQSETPSDDVGLFPDPRSPVTDSFGVGLLELYIQEEGEERIRSSVFNSINSASTQEANLSPLLRPLLSKPDRSTSSPPPHVSSPISSTCSSSIHLSPPSSPAALSFAQSPTFSPLPFSLSPVPSEKEPCSSCFSPPPFFLTSLPTSPYPPFSSSCIPSQPTISCSPHFSPPARSLSPPIPSSQPPFYPSRQPLLPTIPASPPSSPVPPSEPTTFPTTPLSFQVPPIECTTSPTNPLASLVSSTKCTTSPTIPLSCPVPSSQPTTSPTIPLSCPVPSSQPTTSPTIPLSSPVPPSKHTTSPTIPQSPSVPCSETTTSPTIPLSSPIPSSETTTSPTIPQSPPVPCSETTTSPTIPQSSPVPPSEPTTSPTIPLSSRIPPSWPITSPTIPLSSPVPPSEPTTSPTIPQSPPSSPPHPLLPIFTPSSSCESPPPPPALSSTQSCGVPLSCTPLFSPPISTPPLSPRSQLHSPHIKTLYNHAVVVDGKPPRSPISTRRRCLSPSVSSGRARRVGRERGVSLAAVQAGKWSPHLMPFIPVWSSLCA, translated from the exons ATGATCTCAAATTCATCTCCGCCTCCTCCTCTTGTTGCACCACCTCTTCTATCCAACCCTGCCTCTCTTGTGACAGACCACTTGCAATTATTTAACAACAGAAATCATTATCCAACCAACCAGACAATACAGATAGGTGAGATTTCAGATCAGAATCAAGAGCTGTACATCAAAGGACCAAAGACACCCGGACATAAAACACTGTTCACGGAAAAGCATCAAAGCTGTGACCTAGCGAAGTTCATAACCGATCCAAGTCGCTACGACAAACTTATGACGATGTTATCACAGGAGGAAAGTTGGGAACCTTGCACACCATTGGCTGATGAGTCCGACCAAATCCATGTAATAGCATCACCTGACAGGTTAACGCTAAACAAGTCAATGAGTctaaacagccaatcagaaacgcCATCTGATGATGTGGGGTTATTCCCAGACCCTCGCAGCCCAGTGACAGACAGCTTTGGGGTGGGGCTTCTTGAGTTGTACATTCAGGAAGAGGGCGAAGAGAGAATCAGATCTTCTGTTTTCAATTCTATAAACAGTGCTTCGACACAAGAG GCCaatctctctcctcttctcagGCCTCTTCTCTCAAAGCCTGATCGCTCAacatcttctcctcctcctcatgtGTCTTCCCCTATTTCCTCCACATgcagttcatccatccatctttctccTCCCTCATCTCCTGCCGCCTTGTCCTTTGCCCAATCTCCTACATTCTCCCCTCTACCCTTCTCCTTGTCTCCTGTCCCTTCTGAGAAGGAGCCCTGCTCATCCTGTTTCTCCCCTCCtcccttttttttaacctcccTTCCCACTTCACCTTATCCTCCTTTTTCTTCATCTTGTATACCCTCTCAGCCTACAATTTCTTGCTCCCCCCATTTTTCTCCTCCTGCCCGCTCTCTGTCTCCTCCCATCCCTTCCTCTCAACCTCCATTTTACCCATCACGGCAACCTCTCCTGCCCACTATACCTGCCTCTCCACCATCTTCTCCAGTCCCTCCCTCAGAGCCAACCACATTTCCCACAACCCCCCTCTCTTTTCAAGTCCCTCCCATAGAGTGTACCACATCTCCCACAAATCCTCTTGCCTCTCTAGTCTCTTCCACAAAGTGTACCACATCTCCCACAATCCCCCTCTCCTGTCCAGTCCCTTCCTCACAGCCAACCACATCTCCCACAATCCCCCTCTCCTGTCCAGTCCCTTCCTCACAGCCAACCACATCTCCCACAatccccctctcctctccagTCCCTCCCTCAAAACATACCACTTCTCCCACAATTCCCCAGTCCCCTTCAGTCCCTTGCTCAGAGACAACCACATCTCCCACAATCCCACTCTCCTCTCCAATCCCTTCCTCAGAGACAACCACATCTCCCACAATTCCCCAGTCCCCTCCAGTCCCTTGCTCAGAGACAACCACATCTCCCACAATTCCCCAGTCCTCTCCAGTCCCTCCCTCAGAGCCAACCACATCTCCCACAATCCCCCTCTCCTCTCGAATCCCTCCATCATGGCCAATCACATCTCCCACAatccccctctcctctccagTCCCTCCCTCAGAGCCAACCACATCTCCCACAATTCCCCAGTCCCCTCCCAGCTCTCCTCCCCATCCTCTCCTCCCCATCTTTACTCCTTCCTCCAGCTGTGAgtctcctccacctcctcctgccCTCTCTTCCACTCAGTCCTGCGGTGTCCCCTTGTCCTGCACTCCTCTATTTTCTCCTCCTATCTCCACTCCTCCGCTGTCCCCTCGGTCACAGCTGCATTCTCCTCACATCAAG ACACTTTATAATCATGCGGTGGTGGTTGATGGGAAGCCGCCGCGCAGCCCTATTTCCACCAGGAGGCGCTGTTTATCGCCCTCTGTTTCCTCCGGTAGAGCGCGCAGGGTAGGACGGGAGCGTGGAGTGTCACTAGCAGCAGTGCAGGCTGGGAAATGGAGTCCTCACTTAATGCCCTTTATCCCTGTTTGGAGTTCTCTCTGTGCATGa
- the pdlim3a gene encoding PDZ and LIM domain protein 3a: MAHCVILDGPAPWGFRMIGGKDFNQPLTIGKISPGSKASTVDLSPGDIILAIDGVSTSNMMHCEAQNRMKQATRQLNLTIQRPETKLWSPRVREDDRVHPFKMNLEAEMQDYRPIGTGHNRRAAPFVAAANIDDKRQVVSSAYNSPIGLYSSGNIQDALHGQLRGLMHSKPESPRILTSIEESDVYRMLQKEEGEKEPHEPRQSGSFKALQDYISNEGTLPVVTKEVRAPITKPLSPGGNLHKLPMCDKCGNGIVGMVVKVHDKYRHPGCFVCSDCEENLKQKGYFFIDDEIYCETHALAHGKPPESPDL, translated from the exons ATGGCACACTGTGTCATACTGGATGGACCTGCACCATGGGGCTTCCGGATGATTGGAGGAAAAGATTTTAACCAACCCCTCACTATCGGAaag ATATCTCCAGGTAGCAAGGCGTCCACGGTAGACCTTTCTCCTGGTGACATTATCCTGGCTATAGATGGCGTCTCCACCAGCAACATGATGCACTGTGAAGCTCAGAATCGCATGAAGCAGGCCACACGGCAGCTCAACTTAACCatccagag GCCAGAAACCAAACTGTGGTCACCTCGAGTCAGAGAAGATGACAGAGTGCATCCATTTAAAATGAACCTGGAGGCAGAGATGCAG GATTACAGGCCAATAGGCACGGGCCATAACCGGCGGGCCGCACCCTTTGTGGCAGCAGCCAACATTGACGACAAGCGACAGGTGGTCAGCTCCGCCTACAACTCTCCTATTGGTCTGTATTCTTCTGGCAATATCCAGGACGCCTTACACGGTCAGCTCAGGGGCCTAATGCACAGCAAGCCGGAGAG tcccaGGATCCTTACATCTATAGAAGAATCAGATGTGTACCGCATGCTACAgaaggaagagggagagaaggagccTCATGAACCCCGACAATCAGGATCCTTCAAAGCCTTACAGGACTACATCAGCAATGAAG GAACACTTCCAGTCGTGACGAAGGAGGTGCGAGCTCCCATCACTAAGCCTCTCTCACCAGGAGGAAACCTGCACAAACTGCCCATGTGTGACAAATGTGGTAACGgcatagt tgggaTGGTGGTGAAAGTTCACGATAAGTATCGGCACCCTGGTTGTTTCGTCTGCTCGGACTGTGAGGAGAACCTGAAGCAGAAAGGCTACTTTTTTATAGACGACGAGATCTACTGCGAAACTCACGCACTCGCTCACGGAAAACCTCCTGAAAGTCCAGACCTgtag